The proteins below come from a single Cupriavidus pauculus genomic window:
- a CDS encoding FAD-dependent oxidoreductase, whose protein sequence is MSAMSNPWRQFICRACGLIYDEEKGDADSGIAPGTRFEDIPEDWECPLCGVVKADFEPYVVVMMPAPSSAAPSASAAPLAARGRGVANRGVANRGVVIVGAGIAGWSAAEAIRRLDRDVPITMVTSCMGDRYHKPELSIALSRGMVPASLVRETATDAARRLGVRLLTETFVVGLTPATHQLRTTRGTLHYTHLVMAMGARPAMPAALPPALCWRVNDLAGWSRLQARIGDGRRRIAIVGAGMIGCELAEDFARAGHDVTLIDVQPLPLGNMLPEAAALRLRAGLAQTGVKFAGTRVVAGLTQSADGGKRLTLDDGATIDADEVVVAIGLVTDSRVARGAGLAFDKGIVVDAQTLETSARDVYALGDCISLNGAPCRFIEPIAQQASAIAHAVTGHGDARYEHRQPVVRLKTRSVPIVVHGTPMRDGEWRVLDDTADFLHMQQWRDGVAIATLQAGTARQAIAA, encoded by the coding sequence ATGAGCGCGATGTCGAATCCATGGCGCCAGTTCATCTGTCGCGCATGCGGGCTTATCTATGACGAGGAGAAGGGCGACGCCGACAGCGGCATCGCGCCGGGCACGCGCTTCGAGGACATTCCCGAAGACTGGGAGTGCCCGCTGTGCGGCGTGGTCAAGGCGGACTTCGAGCCTTACGTCGTCGTCATGATGCCGGCGCCGTCATCGGCGGCGCCGTCGGCATCCGCGGCGCCCCTGGCCGCGCGCGGTCGTGGAGTCGCGAATCGTGGAGTCGCGAATCGTGGCGTTGTGATCGTCGGCGCGGGCATCGCGGGCTGGAGTGCGGCGGAGGCCATCCGGCGCCTCGATCGCGATGTGCCCATCACGATGGTGACGTCCTGCATGGGCGATCGTTATCACAAGCCCGAGCTGTCCATCGCGCTGAGCCGCGGCATGGTCCCCGCATCGCTTGTGCGCGAGACGGCCACCGATGCGGCACGCCGGCTGGGTGTGCGCTTGCTTACCGAAACCTTCGTCGTCGGCCTGACGCCGGCGACGCACCAGCTGCGCACCACGCGCGGCACGCTGCACTACACGCATCTGGTCATGGCGATGGGCGCGCGCCCCGCGATGCCCGCGGCGCTGCCGCCGGCGCTGTGCTGGCGCGTCAACGACCTTGCCGGATGGAGTCGCCTGCAGGCACGCATCGGCGATGGCCGGCGCCGCATCGCCATCGTCGGCGCAGGCATGATCGGCTGCGAACTCGCGGAGGACTTCGCGCGCGCGGGCCACGACGTCACGCTCATCGACGTGCAGCCGCTGCCGCTGGGCAACATGCTGCCGGAAGCCGCCGCGCTGCGGCTGCGCGCGGGCCTCGCGCAGACCGGCGTGAAGTTTGCGGGCACTCGCGTGGTCGCCGGCCTTACGCAATCGGCCGACGGCGGCAAGCGCCTGACGCTGGACGACGGCGCGACGATCGACGCCGACGAGGTGGTCGTGGCCATCGGTCTCGTCACCGATAGCCGCGTGGCACGTGGCGCGGGACTTGCTTTCGACAAGGGCATCGTTGTCGACGCGCAAACGCTCGAGACGAGCGCGCGCGATGTCTATGCATTGGGCGATTGCATCAGCCTGAACGGCGCGCCGTGCCGCTTCATCGAGCCGATCGCACAGCAGGCGTCGGCCATCGCGCATGCGGTGACGGGCCACGGCGATGCACGCTACGAACATCGCCAGCCCGTGGTGCGGCTCAAGACGCGGTCCGTACCCATCGTGGTGCATGGCACGCCCATGCGCGACGGTGAGTGGCGCGTGCTCGACGACACGGCCGATTTTCTTCATATGCAGCAGTGGCGCGACGGCGTGGCCATCGCGACGCTGCAGGCGGGTACCGCCAGACAGGCCATCGCGGCCTGA
- a CDS encoding acyl-CoA dehydrogenase family protein: MTTVVASAPIFEPSWTDAMVMQRVTSIADGPLADAAYRIDHEGHYPREIMADLGKAGAFAAHLSGSGGRYGLALDAMRAISRRCGSTGFLAWCHDVCGLYMEASGNPALQRLLATHATGETLGGTALSNPMKAFAGIEKMLLRATRVAGGYRVSGALPWVSHIAPGQYCGAIATVYRDDGTPSHDIMFMLHCTGAVTLRQCPEFSGMEGTSTWGVRVDDLFVGEDLLIADPAQPFIARIRAAFILLQIGMATGIVQGSIDAMQEVEPLLGHVNRFLGDRPDEMQGELDELEQRVARLAANPFDGSKDYLLDVLDARAQGAELALRASQSALLHQGARGYLVSSAAQRRIREAHFAAIVTPAIKHLRWEMARLSREEVPA, translated from the coding sequence ATGACCACCGTTGTAGCCAGTGCACCGATATTCGAGCCATCGTGGACAGACGCCATGGTGATGCAGCGCGTGACGTCGATCGCCGACGGACCGCTGGCCGATGCCGCCTATCGCATCGATCACGAGGGGCACTATCCGCGCGAGATCATGGCCGACCTCGGCAAGGCCGGCGCATTCGCCGCGCATCTGTCCGGCAGCGGCGGCCGCTATGGCCTCGCGCTCGATGCGATGCGCGCGATCAGCCGGCGCTGCGGTTCCACCGGTTTTCTGGCGTGGTGCCATGACGTCTGCGGCCTCTATATGGAGGCCTCGGGCAACCCGGCACTGCAACGGCTGCTGGCCACGCACGCAACGGGCGAGACGCTCGGCGGTACGGCATTGTCCAATCCCATGAAGGCATTCGCGGGCATCGAGAAGATGCTGCTGCGCGCCACGCGTGTCGCGGGGGGCTATCGCGTGAGCGGCGCACTGCCATGGGTCAGCCATATCGCGCCGGGACAGTACTGCGGGGCCATCGCCACCGTGTATCGCGATGACGGCACGCCGTCGCACGACATCATGTTCATGCTCCATTGCACGGGCGCGGTCACGCTGCGCCAGTGTCCCGAGTTCTCCGGAATGGAAGGCACGAGCACATGGGGCGTGCGCGTGGACGATCTGTTCGTCGGCGAAGACCTGCTGATCGCGGATCCCGCGCAGCCGTTTATCGCGCGCATCCGGGCCGCGTTCATCCTGCTGCAGATCGGGATGGCGACGGGCATCGTCCAGGGCAGTATCGATGCGATGCAGGAAGTGGAGCCGTTGCTCGGTCACGTGAACCGCTTTCTCGGCGACCGGCCCGACGAGATGCAGGGCGAGCTCGACGAGCTCGAGCAGCGCGTGGCCCGGCTCGCGGCGAATCCGTTCGACGGCAGCAAGGACTATCTGCTCGACGTGCTGGATGCGCGCGCGCAGGGCGCCGAGCTTGCGCTGCGCGCTTCGCAGTCCGCGCTGCTGCATCAGGGCGCGCGTGGCTACCTCGTGAGCTCGGCCGCGCAACGGCGCATCCGCGAAGCGCACTTCGCGGCGATCGTCACGCCGGCCATCAAGCATCTGCGCTGGGAAATGGCGCGCCTGTCGCGCGAGGAGGTGCCGGCATGA
- a CDS encoding OsmC family protein — protein sequence MTTETVTTYLRPIDREGLLKFAASGRENPERRGINKVHTVMKGQFRSWSFTGDHNPVVVDEPPHLFGENTVPAPGEIALSALGGCLCVGITAVATYREVRLSRLEVFLEADIGNSAAWGAGGAERQPKDMGFQAIRVKVLIEGDATREQLDDIVQHANFHSPVANTMRNPVVFSIGLAD from the coding sequence TTGACCACCGAGACCGTCACCACCTACCTGCGACCGATCGATCGCGAAGGCCTTCTGAAGTTTGCCGCCTCCGGCCGCGAGAACCCCGAGCGCCGCGGCATCAACAAGGTCCACACCGTCATGAAGGGCCAGTTCCGCTCCTGGAGCTTCACCGGCGATCACAACCCCGTGGTCGTCGACGAGCCGCCGCACCTGTTCGGCGAGAACACCGTGCCGGCACCGGGCGAGATCGCGCTGTCGGCACTGGGCGGCTGCCTGTGCGTCGGCATCACGGCCGTGGCCACGTATCGCGAAGTCCGCCTGTCGCGCCTCGAAGTGTTCCTGGAAGCCGATATCGGCAACTCGGCCGCATGGGGCGCCGGCGGTGCCGAGCGCCAGCCGAAGGACATGGGGTTCCAGGCCATTCGCGTGAAGGTGCTGATCGAGGGCGACGCCACGCGCGAACAGCTCGACGACATCGTGCAGCACGCCAACTTCCACTCGCCGGTGGCCAACACCATGCGCAATCCGGTGGTGTTCTCGATCGGCCTGGCCGACTGA
- a CDS encoding sigma 54-interacting transcriptional regulator, with protein sequence MLLLEQVMALVGRSLSPDVTLREMLHLMSELLGLNRGRVVLLDEETDTASIRFAYGLTRKETALGVYKVGEGITGRVLAAGQLTIVQDIDQEPRFLFRAVQRAHLPEGMVSFIAMPIKIEQKTVGVLACHRIRIRNRALSDDLTILRILATLAGQLLQLQATLRARTKVLEQRNEMLSRALQTEAARYGIVGTAPSVLQAISELERVSDATASVLLMGASGTGKELFARALHLASPRRERPFIKINCAAIPETLFESELFGYERGAFTGANAARAGWFEQANTGTIFLDEIGELPLSMQTKLLRTLQEGTITRLGGKREIAIDVRLVAATNRDLEQEAARGAFRQDLYYRLNVIPIRLPALADRREDIPALVLHFLNHINQTHQRNVNLTQAAINRLQNHDWPGNIRELSNLIERLVLLAQGAIVDEAEVERILPKPDATDRASSAPAAVPSRVARHDAPAADDRVPSLVRPYTPAHSHSAQTLQQALIDCGGNKSRAAQMLGLTVRQFVYRLEKLGVRP encoded by the coding sequence ATGCTGCTGCTGGAGCAGGTCATGGCATTGGTGGGGCGCAGCCTGTCGCCGGACGTGACCCTGCGCGAGATGCTGCATCTGATGTCGGAGCTGCTGGGCCTGAACCGCGGACGCGTGGTGCTGCTCGACGAGGAGACCGACACCGCAAGCATTCGATTTGCGTACGGCCTCACGCGCAAGGAGACGGCGCTCGGCGTCTACAAGGTCGGTGAAGGGATCACGGGCCGCGTGCTGGCGGCGGGACAGCTGACCATCGTGCAGGACATCGACCAGGAGCCGCGCTTCCTGTTTCGCGCGGTGCAGCGCGCGCATCTGCCCGAGGGCATGGTGTCGTTCATCGCCATGCCGATCAAGATCGAGCAGAAGACCGTCGGTGTGCTGGCCTGCCATCGCATCCGCATCCGCAATCGCGCGCTCAGCGACGACCTGACGATCCTGCGCATTCTCGCGACGCTGGCCGGGCAGCTGCTGCAGTTGCAGGCGACGCTGCGCGCGCGCACGAAGGTGCTCGAGCAACGCAACGAGATGCTGTCCCGCGCGCTCCAGACCGAAGCCGCGCGCTACGGGATCGTCGGTACGGCGCCCTCGGTGCTGCAGGCGATCTCGGAATTGGAACGCGTGTCCGACGCCACGGCCAGCGTGCTGCTGATGGGGGCGTCCGGCACGGGCAAGGAGCTGTTCGCGCGCGCGTTGCACCTGGCCAGCCCGCGGCGCGAGCGGCCCTTTATCAAGATCAATTGCGCGGCGATTCCCGAGACGCTGTTCGAGTCGGAACTCTTCGGCTACGAGCGCGGTGCGTTCACGGGCGCCAATGCCGCGCGCGCGGGCTGGTTCGAGCAGGCCAACACGGGCACGATCTTCCTCGACGAGATCGGCGAGTTGCCGCTATCCATGCAGACCAAGCTGTTGCGCACGCTGCAGGAAGGCACGATCACGCGGCTGGGCGGCAAGCGCGAGATTGCGATCGACGTGCGGCTCGTCGCCGCCACCAATCGCGACCTCGAGCAGGAGGCCGCGCGCGGCGCGTTCCGGCAGGACCTCTACTACCGGCTCAACGTGATTCCCATCCGGCTGCCGGCGCTGGCCGACCGGCGCGAGGATATCCCCGCGCTGGTGCTCCATTTCCTCAACCACATCAACCAGACGCACCAGCGCAACGTCAACCTCACGCAGGCCGCGATCAACCGGCTGCAGAACCACGACTGGCCCGGCAACATCCGCGAACTCTCGAACCTGATCGAACGGCTCGTGCTGCTTGCGCAGGGCGCGATCGTCGATGAGGCGGAGGTCGAGCGCATCCTGCCGAAGCCCGATGCAACGGACCGTGCGTCGAGCGCTCCCGCGGCTGTCCCGTCGCGCGTCGCGCGGCACGACGCGCCGGCGGCCGACGACCGCGTCCCGTCGCTCGTGCGCCCCTACACGCCCGCGCACTCCCACTCGGCGCAGACGCTGCAACAGGCGCTCATCGACTGCGGCGGCAACAAGTCGCGCGCGGCGCAGATGCTGGGCCTGACGGTAAGGCAGTTCGTGTATCGGCTGGAGAAGCTTGGCGTGCGGCCCTGA
- a CDS encoding alkene reductase, with protein MSSLFTPVRVGPYEISHRVVLAPLTRMRAEDGAVPGPLMAEYYAQRTSPGALLIGEATIAAPNGNGYLGAPGLYDDSQIAGWKLVTDAVHAKGGTIFLQLYHAGRQSNAEVQPAGSQPVGPSAIPHGGVAYTRSGWVPNTPNRALETDEVAALVESFREAARRGVEAGFDGVELHAANGYLFDQFLQDGSNKRTDRYGGSFENRARFLLDATRAVISVWGSDKVAVRLGPSGSWGDMSDSDPEGLFTYVAAELDKLGLAYLHLIEPRIAGNIEDEARDQTPVAAALMRRFFHGTIIAAGGFTGKSAEAIVASGDADLVAFGRHFIANPDLPERLRRNLPLNPYDRATFFGGTEVGYTDYPFLAERMAA; from the coding sequence ATGTCCAGTCTCTTCACCCCCGTCCGCGTCGGCCCCTACGAGATCTCGCATCGCGTCGTGCTGGCGCCGCTGACGCGCATGCGTGCCGAGGACGGCGCGGTGCCCGGGCCGCTGATGGCCGAATATTATGCGCAACGCACGTCGCCAGGCGCGCTGCTGATTGGCGAGGCCACCATCGCGGCGCCGAACGGCAACGGCTACCTCGGCGCGCCGGGGCTCTACGACGACAGCCAGATCGCCGGATGGAAGCTGGTCACGGACGCGGTACACGCGAAGGGCGGCACGATCTTCCTGCAGCTCTACCACGCCGGCCGCCAGTCGAATGCCGAAGTCCAGCCCGCCGGCAGCCAGCCGGTCGGCCCGTCGGCCATCCCGCACGGCGGCGTGGCCTATACGCGGTCCGGCTGGGTGCCCAATACCCCGAACCGCGCGCTGGAGACCGACGAGGTCGCGGCGCTCGTGGAAAGCTTTCGTGAGGCCGCCCGGCGCGGGGTCGAGGCGGGCTTCGACGGCGTCGAGCTTCATGCCGCCAACGGCTATCTGTTCGACCAGTTCCTGCAGGATGGCAGCAACAAGCGCACGGACCGCTATGGCGGCTCGTTCGAGAACCGCGCCCGCTTCCTGCTCGATGCGACGCGCGCGGTGATCTCGGTATGGGGCAGCGACAAGGTGGCCGTCCGGCTCGGGCCGAGCGGCTCGTGGGGCGATATGTCGGACAGCGATCCGGAAGGCCTGTTCACGTATGTCGCCGCCGAGCTCGACAAGCTCGGGCTCGCCTACCTGCATCTGATCGAGCCGCGCATCGCCGGCAACATCGAGGACGAGGCGCGCGACCAGACGCCCGTGGCCGCGGCGCTGATGCGCAGGTTCTTCCACGGCACGATCATCGCGGCAGGCGGCTTCACCGGCAAGAGCGCGGAGGCCATCGTGGCCAGCGGCGATGCGGACCTCGTGGCGTTCGGCCGTCACTTCATCGCGAATCCGGACCTGCCCGAAAGGCTGCGCCGCAACTTGCCACTGAACCCGTACGACCGGGCGACCTTCTTCGGCGGTACCGAGGTGGGGTACACCGACTACCCGTTCCTGGCCGAACGCATGGCCGCCTAG
- a CDS encoding MFS transporter, producing MSVTSSAMPTHRIPPPIYLLALGAFAIGTEGFMISPLLPRLAADLGVGIEQAGQLVTAFALAYGISSPILTAATGGLNRRALLRASMIVFALSNVLACLAPGYWWLMAARVLLALSAGLFVPGANALAGAIVPPERRGQAIAVVNAGITVALAFGVPLGAVIGQAQGWRMTFAAVAGLAAIAALGVHLGVPREIGAGLATATLRERLSVAARPAVLATLLATTMWATGAYTVYTYLAPLVTQLTTLHEGQIGILMFAWGISAALGVFIGGGLADRLGPLRVIVPSVTIIGIAFLSLAADARLLSASQATIPVIAALLVWAVCHWAFYPAQQARLMSLSGVGAASIALSLNASFMYIGFSIGASVGAITLAHVSVGALGVAGGLFEFASVAVTLLMLVWRIRPAAGDCGLSCPK from the coding sequence ATGTCTGTCACGTCTAGCGCGATGCCCACGCATCGCATTCCTCCTCCCATCTACCTGCTGGCGCTCGGCGCGTTTGCCATCGGTACGGAAGGCTTCATGATCTCGCCGCTGCTGCCACGCCTTGCCGCGGATCTCGGTGTCGGCATCGAACAGGCCGGCCAGCTTGTCACGGCATTCGCGCTAGCGTACGGCATCAGTTCGCCGATACTGACGGCCGCCACCGGCGGCCTCAACCGGCGCGCGCTGCTGCGCGCGAGCATGATCGTGTTCGCGTTGTCCAACGTGCTGGCGTGCCTTGCGCCCGGTTACTGGTGGCTGATGGCCGCACGCGTGCTGCTGGCGCTGTCGGCCGGGCTGTTCGTGCCGGGCGCCAATGCACTCGCGGGAGCGATCGTGCCGCCCGAGCGCCGGGGGCAGGCGATTGCCGTCGTCAATGCGGGCATTACGGTCGCGCTGGCATTCGGTGTGCCGCTTGGCGCCGTGATCGGTCAAGCGCAGGGATGGCGCATGACCTTCGCCGCCGTGGCGGGACTGGCTGCCATCGCCGCGCTCGGTGTGCATCTGGGCGTGCCGCGCGAGATCGGCGCGGGGCTCGCCACCGCCACGCTGCGCGAGCGGCTATCGGTGGCCGCGCGCCCCGCGGTGCTTGCCACGTTGCTTGCCACCACGATGTGGGCGACCGGCGCGTACACGGTCTATACCTATCTGGCCCCGTTGGTCACGCAACTGACCACGTTACACGAAGGTCAGATCGGCATCCTCATGTTTGCGTGGGGAATATCGGCGGCGCTTGGCGTATTCATCGGCGGCGGACTCGCCGACCGCCTGGGCCCGCTGCGCGTCATCGTGCCATCGGTCACGATCATCGGAATCGCATTCCTGTCGCTCGCGGCGGATGCCCGATTGCTGTCGGCCTCGCAGGCGACGATCCCCGTGATTGCAGCGCTTCTGGTCTGGGCGGTCTGTCACTGGGCGTTCTATCCGGCCCAGCAGGCGCGCCTCATGAGCCTGTCCGGTGTTGGCGCGGCCTCCATCGCCCTCTCGCTCAACGCGTCGTTCATGTACATCGGCTTCTCGATCGGCGCGAGTGTCGGCGCCATCACGCTCGCGCACGTCTCCGTGGGTGCGCTTGGCGTGGCAGGGGGGCTGTTCGAGTTCGCGTCGGTCGCGGTGACGCTGCTCATGCTGGTCTGGCGGATACGTCCGGCTGCCGGCGATTGCGGACTGTCCTGTCCGAAGTGA
- a CDS encoding Gfo/Idh/MocA family protein — protein MSASSNERGTAMPIRVGLVGIGNWAIHGHVRVLKLLPQYQLRALWSTRPEAARAAADAHGIQQVMATLDELVDHPEVDLVVVLNTAPQHAETVRKVIAAGKHVYCEWPLTTTTETSRELARLADAAGVRHIVGLQRRLAPHNRYLRDLLQTGHVGRIRSVRIHVSMDSFGATRSAALRWTVPVENFSSAVAIYAGHFLDMLFTATGWPQRVSALALNQMKAVTIRQTGEVFPSSAPDQLAMIGRMADGAVLSVHLEAGKRSGRGVRIDITGDEGDLRVTNASAFGGVGDDYRIEGARGDDQPMQPLEIPVSYDRLPPSELPSAVLELAELYLAYAQDVRDGTHEAPTFHDAVRLHELLDAVTTSTREGREVSLR, from the coding sequence ATGTCCGCATCCAGCAATGAACGGGGTACCGCAATGCCGATCCGCGTCGGCCTCGTGGGTATTGGCAACTGGGCCATCCATGGCCATGTCCGGGTACTGAAGCTACTGCCGCAGTACCAGTTGCGCGCACTCTGGAGCACGCGTCCCGAAGCCGCGCGAGCGGCGGCGGATGCGCACGGCATTCAGCAAGTCATGGCGACGCTCGACGAACTGGTCGATCATCCGGAGGTCGATCTGGTCGTCGTGCTGAACACGGCGCCCCAGCACGCGGAGACCGTGCGCAAGGTCATTGCCGCGGGCAAGCACGTGTACTGCGAATGGCCGCTGACCACGACGACGGAAACTTCGCGCGAACTCGCGCGGCTGGCCGATGCGGCGGGCGTCCGCCACATCGTCGGTCTGCAGCGCCGGCTGGCGCCGCACAATCGTTACCTGCGCGATCTGCTGCAGACGGGCCACGTGGGACGCATTCGCTCGGTGCGCATCCACGTCAGCATGGATTCGTTCGGCGCGACGCGCTCCGCGGCGTTACGCTGGACCGTACCGGTGGAGAACTTCTCGAGTGCGGTCGCGATCTACGCGGGACACTTCCTCGACATGCTGTTCACCGCGACCGGATGGCCGCAACGCGTGTCGGCGCTCGCGTTGAATCAGATGAAAGCGGTGACGATTCGCCAGACCGGCGAGGTATTCCCATCTTCGGCACCGGATCAGCTTGCGATGATCGGCCGCATGGCGGACGGCGCCGTGTTGTCGGTGCATCTGGAAGCGGGCAAGCGCAGCGGCCGTGGCGTGCGCATCGACATCACCGGTGACGAGGGCGATCTTCGCGTGACCAACGCGTCGGCATTCGGCGGCGTGGGCGACGACTATCGCATCGAAGGCGCGCGCGGCGACGATCAGCCGATGCAGCCGCTGGAAATCCCGGTCAGCTACGACCGGCTACCGCCTTCGGAGCTGCCATCCGCCGTGCTGGAGCTTGCGGAACTCTATCTTGCGTATGCCCAGGACGTTCGCGACGGGACGCACGAGGCGCCGACCTTCCACGATGCCGTGCGGCTGCATGAACTGCTCGATGCGGTGACGACGTCCACGCGCGAAGGACGCGAGGTTTCGTTACGCTGA
- a CDS encoding LysR family transcriptional regulator, which translates to MDKLGSVDAFVKAAEIRNFSEVGRQLGISASAVGKAISRLEQRLGVRLFHRSTRSITLTPEGQLFLSRCQRIVEELEAAEAELSAASSPKGQLRVSLPLVGALLLPVLSSFIREYPDIRLELDFSDRMVNIIDEGFDVVLRTGDAADSRLVTRALGYYTPQIVAAPAYLSRRGVPASPDDLLRHACLLHRYPSTGKVDRWLLREGDNVREMDLPALLTVNTVEPLIEMAEQGHGLAYIPNFLVRRQLEDGRLVTVLSDYATDRKVFRAVWPSGRHMSPKIRVFVDYMARHLFPDEGSRTEIVPAKASA; encoded by the coding sequence ATGGACAAGCTCGGTTCCGTCGATGCATTCGTCAAAGCCGCCGAGATTCGCAATTTCAGTGAGGTGGGGCGCCAGCTCGGCATCTCGGCGTCGGCCGTCGGCAAGGCCATCTCGCGGCTGGAGCAGCGGCTCGGTGTGCGGCTGTTCCATCGCAGCACGCGCAGCATCACGCTGACACCGGAAGGGCAGCTGTTCCTGAGCCGATGCCAGCGCATCGTCGAAGAACTGGAGGCGGCGGAGGCCGAGCTGTCGGCCGCGTCATCGCCGAAGGGCCAGCTGCGCGTGAGCCTGCCGCTGGTGGGCGCGTTGCTGCTCCCCGTCCTGAGTTCGTTTATCCGCGAGTACCCCGACATTCGGCTCGAACTCGATTTCTCCGATCGCATGGTCAACATCATCGACGAGGGATTCGACGTCGTGCTGCGCACCGGTGACGCCGCGGACTCGCGGCTGGTCACGCGTGCGCTGGGCTACTACACGCCGCAGATCGTCGCGGCGCCCGCCTATCTGTCGCGCCGTGGCGTGCCCGCATCGCCCGACGATCTGCTGCGCCATGCCTGCCTGCTGCATCGCTATCCGTCGACGGGCAAGGTCGATCGATGGCTGCTGCGCGAGGGCGACAACGTCCGGGAGATGGATCTGCCCGCGCTGCTGACCGTCAACACCGTGGAACCGCTGATCGAGATGGCGGAGCAGGGTCACGGGCTCGCCTATATCCCCAACTTCCTCGTCAGGCGACAGCTCGAGGATGGTCGCCTCGTGACGGTGCTGTCGGACTATGCGACCGATCGCAAGGTGTTCCGCGCGGTATGGCCGTCGGGACGGCACATGTCGCCGAAAATCCGCGTCTTCGTCGATTACATGGCCAGGCATCTGTTCCCCGACGAAGGCAGCCGCACCGAGATCGTGCCGGCGAAGGCATCAGCGTAA
- a CDS encoding MFS transporter: MSDATFPTPSAIGSDAAVPHRQHWPAVFAVAFTAAVFCTTEFMPVGLLRYIAHGLSVSEGAAGWMVSAPGLLAALSAPAITVLAGRLDRRWLLWMLGTLLVLSNLIAALAPSFTVLVLARVLFGVGLGGFWAIGSGLGARLVDAGSAPRATSIIFAGVSAGMLVGGAAGALIGELWHWRAAFWLTAALSLAALAATMACLPPLRVVQRVSLSSLRTFLLGTQSRIGLLVMMIALVGQFAAYTYITPFLSHEAGFGGTAISTLLFGYTLVGMAGNFIAGAYAGRHTQGTLMAAIGAIAVPVVLLAFAAPQPAAVLALMTVWGIAYGAMPVALQVWMAKASGDAGHEAGMALFVTNFQLSIAIGAWAGGQLVDRAGVGHALTVAGAVVAAAWGVMWALTRKAHPA; encoded by the coding sequence ATGTCGGATGCAACCTTCCCGACGCCTTCGGCCATCGGGTCCGACGCCGCCGTTCCACATCGGCAGCACTGGCCTGCCGTGTTCGCCGTCGCGTTCACGGCAGCCGTGTTCTGCACGACCGAGTTCATGCCTGTCGGGCTGCTGCGCTACATCGCGCATGGCCTGTCCGTCAGCGAGGGTGCCGCGGGCTGGATGGTCTCCGCGCCCGGGCTGCTCGCCGCACTGTCCGCGCCCGCCATCACGGTGCTGGCGGGGCGGCTCGATCGCCGCTGGCTGCTCTGGATGCTCGGCACGCTGCTGGTCCTGTCGAACCTGATTGCCGCGCTCGCGCCTTCGTTCACGGTGCTCGTGCTCGCGCGCGTCCTGTTCGGCGTGGGGCTCGGCGGCTTCTGGGCCATCGGGTCCGGCCTTGGCGCACGTCTCGTCGATGCCGGGTCCGCGCCACGCGCCACCTCCATCATCTTTGCGGGCGTGTCCGCGGGCATGCTCGTCGGCGGTGCGGCGGGCGCGCTGATCGGCGAACTATGGCACTGGCGCGCGGCATTCTGGCTCACGGCAGCCCTGTCGCTCGCCGCGCTGGCGGCCACGATGGCCTGCCTGCCACCGCTGCGCGTCGTGCAACGGGTCTCGCTGTCGTCGCTGAGAACGTTTCTGCTCGGCACGCAAAGCCGTATCGGCTTGCTCGTCATGATGATCGCGCTGGTCGGACAGTTTGCCGCCTACACCTACATCACGCCGTTCCTCTCGCATGAGGCCGGCTTTGGCGGCACCGCGATCTCCACCCTGCTCTTCGGCTACACGCTGGTCGGGATGGCGGGCAACTTTATCGCGGGTGCCTATGCGGGCCGCCACACCCAGGGCACGCTGATGGCGGCCATCGGCGCCATTGCGGTGCCGGTCGTGCTACTGGCATTCGCCGCCCCGCAGCCGGCGGCCGTGCTGGCGCTCATGACGGTATGGGGCATCGCGTATGGCGCGATGCCCGTGGCGTTGCAGGTCTGGATGGCAAAAGCGTCGGGCGACGCCGGTCATGAGGCGGGCATGGCGCTCTTCGTGACGAACTTCCAGCTCTCGATTGCCATCGGCGCGTGGGCCGGCGGGCAGCTCGTCGATCGTGCGGGCGTCGGCCATGCGCTGACCGTCGCGGGCGCCGTCGTGGCGGCGGCATGGGGGGTGATGTGGGCGCTGACCCGGAAAGCCCACCCGGCCTGA